GACGATGCTTCACTCGCGTTAGTGAGGATGGATTACAGTTTAGCAAAGTAGATAGATTCCTCGTGTCGGAACAATTTATATTGGCGTGGAAAAATCTCTCTGTTGTGGTAATGGAAAGAACCGACTCTGATCATTGCCCTATTTCACTTTTCGATGATATAAAAGATTTCTGCCCAAAGACCATCAAAATATTCGACGCATGGTTAGATGACAATGAAGTAGAAAAGCTAATAATGTCGACGTGGGCTACAACAGTTCCTTCAAGCACACTAAAGGACCTAATCCTTTTGAATAAACTCAAGCAGGTTAAATTAGTTTTGAAGACATGGAGTAATCAAAAATACAGTTTGTTAGATCTGGAAATTGAGGCGAACAGAAACAAGGCACAAACACTAGAAATCAAACCAGAGTCCTTTATTCTTAATGATAACGAGTTGGCAGAATGGAAAGAAGCTCGTAAATCTTAGCTTGATAAAGAAAAAATCAAAACGTGTATGCTTAAGCAGAAGGCTCGTGTTCGGTGGGCTCTTGAAGGAGATGAAAACACAAAGTTCTTTCATTTGGTAATTAGCAACAACTATATGAGGAACAATTTATGGGGCCTCAATATTTATGGTGTTTGGAATGATAATCCCCAAGATCTCAAGATGGCTGCCCTAAATCACTTCTCCAAACTCTTTTAAGAACCAAAAATTAACAGACCATTACTTGAAGATCTGAGTTATCCTACAATTTCTAATGAAGCAGCAGCCGAACTTGAAAGATGCTTCACTGAATCAGAAATATTAGAAGCAATAAACGACTGTGGAAGTTCGAAAGCTCCAGGACCAGATGGGTATAACTTGCGTTTCTTTAAAAAGTTTTGGAGTACCATCAAGTCAGAGCTCATTGAGGCGATCTCATGGTTTTGTGATAAAGGCGAGATATCCAAGGGTTGCAACGCTTCATTTGTCACACTTATTTCTAAGAAGTCTGACCCCTTATGTCCTGGTGATTACAGTCTGATCAGCCTCATCGGTAGTTACTACAAAATTGAAGCTAAACTACTATCCAATCGTCTCAGGAAAATCCTACCGAATCTAGTTGGAAGCGAACAAAGTGCATTCCTAAAAGGTCGATATATTTTAGATGGTGCTTTAATTGCGAACGAAATGGTCAAGTACATCAAAGCTAATAAGAAGAAATGACTAATATTCAAGGTTAACTTTGAAAAGGCTTTTGATAGCCTTAATTGGAACTTCTTATTTGATGTTATGAAAAGCATGAGTTTTGGCGGTAAGTGGAGAGGTTGGATTAGTGCATGCTTAAAATTGGCTTCTATCTCAATTCTAATCAACGGTTCTCCAACAAGTGAATTTAGGCTCGGAAGAGGTGTGAGACAGGGTGATCTACTCTCGCCTTTTCTATTCATACTAGCAGTCGAGGGTTTGAATATTCTAATGAAAGCAGCTATTGACCGTGGACTGTTTAAGGGTATTGAAGTGAGGAAGGATAAGGTTCTATTAT
The window above is part of the Rutidosis leptorrhynchoides isolate AG116_Rl617_1_P2 chromosome 1, CSIRO_AGI_Rlap_v1, whole genome shotgun sequence genome. Proteins encoded here:
- the LOC139888000 gene encoding uncharacterized protein — encoded protein: MAEETIPAIGKSGGQLLIWDSNLFEATDVIKLDRVIGVRDTWRSNNIALNILNIYGPHDDCSKNKLVKRFNKFINSNNLTEIPLGGRCFTRVSEDGLQFSKVDRFLVSEQFILAWKNLSVVVMERTDSDHCPISLFDDIKDFCPKTIKIFDAWLDDNEVEKLIMSTWATTVPSSTLKDLILLNKLKQVKLVLKTWSNQKYSLLDLEIEANRNKAQTLEIKPESFILNDNELAEWKEARKS